The following are encoded in a window of Pseudalgibacter alginicilyticus genomic DNA:
- a CDS encoding thioredoxin family protein: MKKNVLLVVLTMVFALSSVAQEINWVTFNEAIELQKKAPKKIMMDVYTNWCGPCKMLDKNTFQNKDVADYVNEHYYAVKFNGEGNQEVRYKDNTFANPGYNPANANRRNSAHQLASYLQISAYPTIVFFDENADVITPLRGYQTPPQLELYLKMFKADAHKEITTQEEFNTYYSSFKPQFKG, from the coding sequence ATGAAAAAAAATGTATTGTTAGTGGTGCTTACAATGGTATTTGCCTTAAGTAGTGTCGCTCAAGAAATAAATTGGGTAACTTTTAATGAGGCTATTGAACTTCAGAAAAAAGCACCAAAGAAAATTATGATGGATGTGTATACCAATTGGTGTGGACCTTGTAAGATGTTAGATAAAAATACCTTTCAAAATAAGGATGTTGCTGATTATGTAAATGAGCATTATTATGCTGTAAAATTTAATGGAGAAGGCAACCAAGAGGTTCGTTATAAAGATAACACTTTTGCAAACCCTGGATATAATCCTGCCAACGCTAACAGACGAAATAGTGCACATCAATTAGCAAGTTATTTGCAAATTTCTGCGTATCCAACCATAGTGTTTTTTGATGAAAATGCTGATGTAATAACACCTTTAAGAGGGTATCAAACACCTCCGCAATTAGAGTTGTATTTAAAAATGTTTAAAGCAGATGCACATAAAGAAATTACAACTCAAGAAGAATTTAATACTTATTATTCATCCTTTAAGCCTCAATTTAAAGGGTAA
- a CDS encoding peptide MFS transporter: MNQEKDLALTAHLKKQGVDNKMLMGHPAGLFVLFFTEMWERFSYYGMRALLTVFLITEIGKGGWEWTNADAMQLYAWYTGLVYLTPLVGGLIADKFTGFRKAILLGALIMTLGHAAMAFETISPTFFYIGLVFMILGNGLFKPNISSMVGNLYPDSSSKKDAGYTIFYMGINAGAFLGMLLCGYIGEKVGWHYGFGLAGVFMLFGMLQFYFGRNIFGVIGEQPKKQIVIEVDEIVEATEDEEIPAHIVRDRLVVVGVLMVASIFFFFAFEQAGGSMTVFAKNYTQRILEGNAGTIFKWIDAILTIFPILIVTWVLYGLGKKIYNEYPLTIIFTSVSFVIIWILGGWKVYREFSLEQTEVTVSWFQILNSFFIIALASSFSKMWEKVWNPSGPIKFAMGLTLVGAGFLVLSLGSSSIPQGAKEASVSMIWLILAYFFHTTGELCLSPVGLSYVSKLSPKRLAGLLFGLWFTASAIANFIAGMTGSYIDKISETYSLSTFFLIIAAIPMIAAVILIVLNPKLKKMMHGIN, translated from the coding sequence ATGAATCAAGAAAAAGATTTAGCTCTAACAGCACACCTAAAAAAACAAGGAGTTGATAATAAAATGCTAATGGGGCATCCTGCTGGGTTATTTGTTTTGTTTTTTACAGAAATGTGGGAGCGTTTTAGTTATTATGGAATGCGAGCGTTATTGACTGTTTTTTTAATTACAGAAATAGGAAAAGGAGGCTGGGAATGGACAAATGCAGATGCTATGCAGTTGTATGCTTGGTATACAGGTTTGGTTTATTTAACACCACTTGTTGGAGGGCTCATAGCAGATAAATTTACAGGATTTAGAAAGGCCATATTATTAGGGGCTTTAATTATGACTTTAGGTCATGCAGCTATGGCATTTGAGACGATTAGTCCTACTTTTTTTTATATAGGTTTGGTATTTATGATTTTAGGAAATGGTTTGTTTAAACCAAATATTTCTTCAATGGTAGGTAATCTTTATCCTGATTCAAGTTCAAAAAAAGATGCAGGTTACACTATTTTTTATATGGGTATTAATGCAGGTGCATTTTTAGGAATGTTACTTTGTGGTTATATAGGTGAAAAAGTGGGATGGCATTATGGATTTGGATTGGCAGGTGTATTTATGTTATTCGGTATGTTACAATTCTATTTTGGGCGTAATATATTTGGTGTTATAGGAGAACAGCCAAAAAAACAAATTGTTATAGAGGTAGATGAAATTGTAGAAGCAACAGAAGATGAAGAGATCCCTGCTCATATTGTACGAGATCGATTAGTCGTTGTGGGTGTATTAATGGTTGCCAGTATTTTTTTCTTTTTTGCCTTTGAACAGGCAGGTGGGTCTATGACAGTGTTTGCTAAAAATTATACACAAAGAATTTTAGAAGGAAATGCAGGCACTATTTTTAAATGGATAGATGCAATTTTAACTATTTTTCCTATTTTAATTGTTACATGGGTGCTTTACGGTTTAGGAAAGAAAATTTACAATGAATACCCATTAACAATTATATTCACATCTGTTTCTTTTGTTATTATCTGGATTTTAGGTGGGTGGAAAGTTTATCGTGAATTTAGTCTAGAGCAAACAGAAGTAACTGTTTCTTGGTTTCAGATACTAAATTCCTTTTTTATAATTGCATTAGCTTCGTCCTTTAGTAAAATGTGGGAAAAGGTATGGAATCCTTCCGGACCAATTAAATTTGCAATGGGTTTGACTTTAGTAGGAGCTGGATTTTTAGTTTTATCATTAGGATCAAGTAGTATTCCTCAAGGGGCAAAAGAGGCATCAGTTAGTATGATTTGGTTGATTTTAGCCTATTTTTTTCATACTACTGGGGAGTTGTGCTTATCACCAGTTGGGCTGTCCTACGTGTCTAAATTATCTCCCAAACGATTAGCAGGATTGTTATTCGGGCTCTGGTTTACAGCTTCAGCTATAGCTAATTTTATAGCAGGAATGACGGGATCTTATATTGATAAAATATCAGAGACGTATTCCTTGTCTACATTTTTCTTAATTATTGCAGCTATACCTATGATTGCAGCGGTAATTTTGATAGTATTGAATCCAAAATTAAAGAAAATGATGCATGGCATTAATTAA
- a CDS encoding ComEC/Rec2 family competence protein — translation MRLLNFTIIKLTFFLVTGILIGYFFNISANTSIAITGIFFLILCGCFLFAKKQFVKTIWFGIAAYLTMISIGILTETFHNEKNHPIHFTHQIANETDLLKTVTFKIREVLKPNNYYEKYVVTILNIDGKNTSGKSLLNIKKDSTQPTLNVDATFISKAVFKDISPPLNPNQFDYKNYLKKKQIYSQLSLTKTSLYKVENPVNTTYGIANTIRSHINSKLKTYPFKPDELAVINALLLGQRQDISETVYSNYVNAGVIHILALSGLHIGIILLILNRIFKPIEHFKHGHIVKGVLMVIILWSFAIIAGLSPSITRAVTMFSIVAIAINLKRPTNIYNTLAISIFIILLFKPLFLFDVGFQLSYMAVFAIVSIVPYCTKLWKPKNKLIRIYWETLSVTMAAQLGIIPITLYYFNQFPSLFFISNLVIVPFLGFILFYGITVIILALIGILPNIVATIYGSIISSMTNFVSWISNMKTFLFEEISFNFLYLLTSYFVIITLVHLILKRNYSSLRLFLIAILIFQGIAIFTNYSKPTNEFIVFHKSKHTLLGNNKKHHLIIASDIDSISKTNNTIEDYKIGNFINHIEETSIKSVYLLNNKKLLVIDSLGVYNLNTFQPDYVLLRQSPKINLNRLIDSLKPKQIIADGSNYLSYIKNWENICNKRKIPFHETGKMGAYIINYNF, via the coding sequence ATGCGTTTACTAAACTTTACCATTATAAAACTCACTTTTTTTCTTGTTACAGGAATACTTATTGGTTATTTTTTTAATATTTCCGCAAATACTTCTATTGCAATCACAGGTATATTTTTCCTTATTTTATGTGGGTGTTTTCTTTTTGCAAAGAAACAGTTTGTTAAAACTATTTGGTTTGGTATTGCTGCTTATTTAACCATGATTTCCATTGGAATTTTAACGGAAACATTTCATAATGAAAAAAACCACCCCATTCATTTCACACACCAAATAGCAAATGAAACTGATTTATTAAAAACCGTTACATTTAAAATCCGTGAAGTTTTAAAACCTAATAATTATTATGAAAAATATGTTGTTACTATTTTAAACATAGACGGCAAAAACACCTCTGGAAAATCCTTATTAAATATAAAAAAAGACAGTACTCAACCTACTTTAAATGTAGACGCTACTTTTATTAGCAAAGCAGTATTTAAAGATATTAGTCCGCCTTTAAACCCCAATCAATTTGATTATAAAAACTATTTAAAGAAAAAGCAAATTTACAGTCAATTATCACTTACTAAAACATCTCTTTATAAAGTTGAAAACCCTGTTAATACAACATATGGCATTGCTAACACTATTCGAAGTCATATCAACTCCAAATTAAAAACTTACCCATTTAAGCCTGATGAACTTGCTGTAATAAATGCGCTTTTATTGGGTCAAAGACAAGATATAAGCGAAACCGTTTATTCAAATTATGTTAACGCTGGCGTTATCCATATTTTAGCCCTTTCTGGCCTGCATATTGGAATTATTTTATTAATACTAAACCGTATTTTTAAACCTATTGAACATTTTAAACATGGACACATTGTTAAGGGCGTTTTAATGGTTATTATTCTATGGAGCTTTGCTATTATTGCTGGTTTATCTCCTTCTATCACACGAGCCGTTACAATGTTTAGTATTGTGGCTATTGCAATAAACTTAAAAAGACCCACCAATATTTATAATACACTGGCTATTTCCATATTTATTATTTTGCTTTTCAAACCTTTATTTTTGTTTGATGTTGGCTTTCAGCTCAGTTACATGGCCGTATTTGCTATAGTGAGTATAGTACCTTATTGTACTAAATTATGGAAGCCCAAAAACAAACTTATCAGAATATATTGGGAAACACTTAGCGTAACCATGGCTGCTCAACTTGGCATTATACCCATTACTTTATATTATTTCAATCAATTCCCAAGCTTATTTTTTATTTCAAATTTGGTAATTGTTCCCTTTTTAGGTTTTATCTTATTCTATGGTATTACTGTTATTATATTGGCGCTAATAGGTATACTTCCAAATATTGTAGCCACCATATATGGATCTATTATAAGTAGCATGACTAATTTTGTAAGCTGGATATCCAATATGAAAACCTTTCTTTTTGAAGAAATCTCTTTTAATTTTTTATACCTTCTAACTTCATACTTTGTTATTATTACTTTGGTTCACCTCATATTGAAGCGAAACTATTCTTCATTGCGATTATTTTTAATCGCAATTTTAATTTTTCAAGGAATAGCAATTTTCACGAATTACAGTAAACCTACAAATGAATTCATTGTTTTTCATAAAAGTAAACACACACTTTTGGGAAACAACAAGAAACATCATTTAATAATTGCCAGTGATATTGATAGTATTTCAAAAACCAATAATACCATTGAAGATTATAAAATTGGGAATTTTATTAATCATATTGAAGAAACTTCAATTAAATCTGTTTATTTATTAAATAACAAAAAACTTTTAGTAATTGATAGTTTAGGGGTGTATAATCTCAACACATTTCAACCAGATTATGTACTATTACGGCAATCTCCAAAAATAAACTTAAATCGACTGATTGATTCTTTAAAGCCAAAACAAATTATTGCTGATGGCAGTAACTACCTATCATATATCAAAAACTGGGAAAACATTTGTAATAAAAGAAAAATCCCATTTCACGAAACTGGAAAAATGGGAGCTTATATTATTAATTATAATTTTTAA
- a CDS encoding hydroxymethylglutaryl-CoA reductase, degradative gives MSASISGFSKLSKTKKIDWIVDTYFSNSEDAKSILKQYWNNDVKLQQLHDEFIENTISNYYLPFGVAPNFLINKKIYTIPMAIEESSVVAAASKAAKFWMDRGGFKTKVISTTKIGQVHFMFYGNVDKLKKFFKTVKPKLIKDVASITKNMEKRGGGIIDIELRDKTKDINGYYQLHVSFETLDAMGANFINSCLEQFAKTFKNEGLLFDGFSEEEKNIKIVMSILSNYVPDCLVRAEVSCKVEDLNEDKNITAEEYASKFIQAVNIAEVEPYRAVTHNKGIMNGIDAVVLATGNDFRAIEAGVHAYASRHGKYSSLSHAKVENGIFTFWMEIPLALGTVGGLTGLHPLVKLALELLHHPSAKELMQIVAVAGLAQNFAALRSLTTTGIQEGHMKMHLMNILNQLEANNEEKQIIIERFKTQAISHSAVVDAIHNLRTKN, from the coding sequence ATGAGCGCTTCTATCTCTGGATTTTCCAAACTTTCAAAAACTAAAAAAATCGACTGGATTGTTGATACTTACTTTTCAAATTCTGAAGACGCAAAAAGTATATTAAAACAATATTGGAACAATGATGTTAAACTCCAGCAACTACATGACGAGTTTATTGAAAACACCATTTCAAATTACTATTTGCCGTTTGGAGTAGCTCCAAATTTTTTAATCAATAAAAAAATATACACCATTCCTATGGCCATAGAAGAGAGTTCTGTGGTGGCTGCTGCCAGTAAAGCTGCTAAATTTTGGATGGACAGAGGAGGTTTTAAAACCAAAGTCATTTCTACAACTAAAATCGGTCAAGTACATTTTATGTTTTATGGGAATGTTGATAAACTAAAAAAATTTTTCAAGACTGTTAAACCCAAACTTATTAAAGACGTTGCTTCCATTACTAAAAACATGGAAAAACGCGGTGGTGGTATTATTGATATTGAACTTCGGGACAAAACAAAAGACATTAATGGATATTACCAATTACATGTGTCATTTGAAACCTTAGATGCCATGGGCGCAAATTTTATCAACTCCTGTTTAGAGCAATTTGCTAAAACATTTAAAAATGAAGGATTACTATTTGATGGTTTTTCTGAAGAAGAAAAAAACATTAAAATTGTTATGAGTATTTTATCAAACTATGTTCCCGATTGTTTGGTACGCGCTGAGGTAAGTTGTAAAGTAGAAGACTTAAATGAAGATAAAAACATAACCGCTGAAGAATATGCCTCTAAATTTATTCAGGCTGTTAATATTGCCGAAGTTGAACCTTATCGTGCCGTTACTCATAATAAAGGCATTATGAATGGCATTGACGCCGTAGTATTAGCCACTGGAAATGATTTTAGAGCTATAGAAGCAGGCGTACATGCCTATGCCTCCAGACATGGAAAATACAGTAGTTTATCACATGCGAAAGTAGAAAATGGCATCTTTACATTTTGGATGGAAATTCCATTGGCTTTAGGAACTGTGGGAGGGCTTACAGGCTTACACCCGTTAGTAAAACTGGCATTGGAATTGCTACACCATCCATCTGCCAAGGAATTGATGCAAATTGTAGCAGTAGCAGGATTGGCACAAAATTTTGCAGCCTTACGCTCCCTTACTACCACAGGTATTCAAGAAGGACATATGAAAATGCATTTGATGAATATTTTAAATCAACTTGAAGCTAATAATGAAGAAAAGCAAATTATAATAGAGCGGTTTAAAACCCAGGCGATTTCTCATAGTGCTGTAGTAGATGCCATTCATAATTTAAGAACTAAGAATTAA
- a CDS encoding peptide MFS transporter, translated as MNTDIENLFKDTVLGHPVGLFILFFTEMWERFSFYGMRILLILFLTAPLVSDNPGWEWPREHALSLIGTYASLLYLTPIIGGWIADKWTGYRIAVVIGCVIMTLGHVAMALETTSSFYLGLALLVIGTGFFKPNITSIISEMYKTRESKKDGAYTIFYMGVNAGAFFGMMLCGYLAENYGWTYGFGLAGIFMLLGMLQFLFAHKIFGEVGAAPSKTINVVLHDDEDLTNPEVVKEEVEAASKLNPFTTLDKILIVLASLGGLVYLFNDPLEKIGGTSMLPFEFLGMSGSNFVVLAALILFLVLLIGRLARYIPIVRDRLAAVSIFALFTVFFFAFFEQSLGSMTLFASDYTNRDLVGNTATIFKIVDGLLTTIPLIIITYVIFLIFKKTFGKIGLSNVMLAIAFLGVWALVIYRIYDKSFSEELKVDATWFGILNSFFIITLAPLFSKWWESKYNPSAAMKYAIGLVLLGLGFGILAYGASDIPSGAKTASVSMLFLILAYLFHTMGELCLSPLGLSYLSKLVPARMIGFMFGVWYLAIAVGQKLANTMGGMIDKISEEYSLGTFFLIFTLIPIGVGLISVLLNPLLKKLMHGVR; from the coding sequence ATGAATACTGACATTGAAAATTTATTTAAAGACACCGTTCTTGGGCATCCAGTTGGATTGTTTATCTTGTTTTTTACAGAAATGTGGGAGCGTTTTTCTTTTTATGGTATGCGCATACTTCTTATTTTATTTTTAACAGCACCTTTGGTTAGTGATAATCCAGGTTGGGAATGGCCACGTGAACATGCTTTGTCTTTAATAGGTACCTACGCCTCACTTTTGTATTTAACCCCTATTATTGGAGGCTGGATTGCAGATAAATGGACAGGTTATCGTATTGCCGTTGTAATTGGTTGTGTTATTATGACGCTTGGCCATGTTGCTATGGCACTCGAAACTACATCTTCATTTTATTTAGGTTTGGCATTATTGGTTATTGGTACTGGTTTCTTTAAGCCTAATATTACCTCTATCATTTCAGAAATGTATAAAACAAGGGAGTCAAAAAAAGATGGTGCTTATACCATTTTTTACATGGGGGTCAATGCTGGAGCTTTTTTTGGCATGATGCTTTGTGGGTATTTAGCTGAAAATTATGGATGGACTTATGGGTTTGGTTTGGCTGGTATTTTTATGTTATTAGGGATGCTTCAGTTTTTATTTGCGCATAAAATATTTGGTGAAGTTGGAGCTGCGCCTTCAAAAACTATAAATGTAGTCTTACACGATGATGAAGATTTAACAAATCCAGAAGTTGTAAAAGAAGAAGTTGAGGCAGCTTCTAAGCTTAATCCGTTTACAACATTAGATAAAATACTAATTGTATTAGCTTCTTTAGGAGGACTTGTATATTTATTTAATGATCCATTAGAGAAAATTGGAGGTACCTCTATGTTACCTTTTGAATTTTTAGGAATGAGTGGTTCTAATTTTGTTGTTCTTGCTGCTTTAATTCTTTTTTTGGTTTTATTAATTGGCCGTTTGGCTCGTTACATTCCTATTGTTAGAGACCGTTTGGCTGCGGTTTCTATTTTTGCACTTTTTACAGTATTCTTTTTTGCTTTTTTTGAACAATCTTTAGGGTCTATGACTTTGTTTGCAAGTGATTATACTAATAGAGATTTAGTAGGAAATACAGCTACCATATTTAAGATTGTTGATGGATTATTAACAACCATTCCATTAATTATAATCACTTATGTTATTTTCTTGATTTTTAAAAAAACTTTTGGAAAAATAGGGCTGTCAAATGTGATGTTGGCTATTGCTTTTCTTGGGGTATGGGCATTGGTTATTTATCGTATTTATGACAAATCGTTTTCAGAGGAATTAAAAGTTGATGCAACATGGTTTGGAATTTTAAATTCTTTCTTTATTATCACATTAGCACCTCTTTTTTCAAAATGGTGGGAAAGTAAATATAATCCGAGTGCTGCTATGAAATATGCCATTGGATTGGTGTTATTAGGTTTAGGGTTTGGGATTTTGGCTTATGGTGCTTCAGATATACCCTCCGGAGCTAAAACCGCATCTGTAAGTATGCTGTTTTTAATATTAGCATATTTGTTTCATACTATGGGTGAGCTTTGTTTGTCCCCATTAGGATTGTCTTATTTAAGTAAATTAGTGCCTGCTAGAATGATTGGTTTTATGTTTGGAGTTTGGTATTTGGCAATTGCTGTGGGACAGAAATTGGCTAATACTATGGGGGGAATGATTGATAAAATTTCAGAAGAATATTCATTGGGGACATTTTTTTTAATATTTACTTTAATTCCTATTGGTGTAGGTCTAATATCAGTTTTATTAAATCCACTCCTTAAAAAACTTATGCATGGAGTTCGATAA
- a CDS encoding S9 family peptidase produces MKYQKYSFYILLFFTSILTAQTEVISLEAIWNGEFRTDGMDALHSMSNGQQYAVLNFDRASRSTSIDLYDYNTLQKVKTLVSSSNLDEMAYFSDYNFSNDEQKIILVTNQEPIYRRSSLGDYYVYNILDKSLTLISEEKIQEPTFSPNGNKVAFVLNNNLFIKDLNSGKTTQVTFDGEKNKIINGITDWVYEEEFAFVRAFDWNADSNKIAYIRFDETNVPEFSMDVYGTDLYQTQQVFKYPKAGEQNSVVSLHIYDIETNETAEVKVGKSYNDFYIPRIKWTNNSDILSAQFMNRHQNELDLWMINAKSNSSNLVLAETDKAYIDVTDNLTFLKDNSFIWTSEKDGYNHIYHYNSNGELINQVTNGNWEVTDYYGYNDKTNSVFYQSVENGSINRDVYSIKLNGKKKTRLSNLNGTNDADFSADFSYFINTFSNASTPPKYTLNDAASGKVIRVIKDNQSLSNKLSNYKLSEKEFSTIAVNGNDLNMWMIKPADFDSSKQYPLFMTQYSGPGSQYVSNSWNGTNDYWYQFLAARGYIVICVDGRGTGFKGADFKKVTQKELGKYEVEDQIEAAKQIGNLPYIDAGRIGIWGWSYGGFMSSNCLFKGNDVFSMAIAVAPVTSWRFYDTIYTERYMTTPQENANGYDYNSPINHVDKLKGDFLLLHGSADDNVHVQNTMRLVEALIQADKQFDWAIYPDKNHGIYGGNTRLHLYKKMTEFIINNL; encoded by the coding sequence ATGAAATACCAAAAATACTCCTTTTACATTCTTCTTTTTTTTACATCTATTTTAACGGCTCAAACAGAGGTTATTAGCTTAGAAGCTATATGGAATGGTGAATTTAGGACAGATGGAATGGATGCTTTACACTCCATGTCAAATGGGCAACAATATGCGGTTTTGAATTTTGATAGAGCTTCAAGAAGTACTTCTATTGATCTGTATGACTATAATACGCTCCAAAAAGTAAAAACGCTGGTAAGTTCTTCAAATTTGGACGAAATGGCTTATTTTTCAGATTATAATTTTAGTAATGATGAGCAAAAAATTATTTTAGTAACTAATCAAGAGCCTATTTATCGGCGTTCATCATTAGGGGATTATTATGTTTATAATATTCTTGACAAGTCATTAACCTTAATTTCTGAAGAAAAAATTCAGGAGCCAACTTTTTCACCAAACGGAAATAAAGTAGCATTTGTTTTAAATAATAATTTATTTATAAAGGATTTAAACTCTGGTAAAACCACGCAAGTTACTTTTGATGGTGAAAAGAATAAAATAATAAATGGTATAACTGATTGGGTTTACGAAGAAGAATTTGCTTTTGTTCGTGCTTTTGATTGGAATGCTGATAGTAATAAAATAGCTTATATCAGATTTGATGAGACCAATGTGCCCGAATTTTCAATGGATGTATATGGAACAGATCTTTATCAAACTCAACAAGTATTTAAGTACCCCAAAGCAGGAGAACAAAACTCAGTTGTTTCGCTCCATATATACGATATAGAAACAAATGAAACAGCAGAGGTTAAGGTTGGTAAAAGTTATAATGATTTCTATATTCCACGAATTAAGTGGACAAACAATTCTGACATCCTGAGTGCTCAGTTTATGAATAGACATCAAAACGAATTAGATTTGTGGATGATAAATGCTAAAAGTAACTCTTCTAATTTAGTGTTAGCTGAAACAGATAAAGCTTATATTGATGTAACGGACAATTTAACGTTTTTAAAAGATAATAGCTTTATTTGGACCAGTGAAAAAGATGGGTATAATCATATTTATCATTATAATAGCAATGGGGAATTAATAAATCAAGTAACTAACGGTAATTGGGAAGTGACAGATTACTACGGGTATAATGATAAAACGAATTCTGTTTTTTACCAATCGGTTGAAAATGGGTCTATAAATAGAGATGTATATTCTATAAAATTAAATGGGAAGAAAAAAACTAGACTTTCAAATCTCAATGGGACAAATGATGCTGATTTTAGTGCTGATTTTTCATATTTTATAAATACATTTTCAAACGCATCAACACCTCCAAAATACACTTTGAATGATGCTGCTTCTGGAAAAGTAATAAGAGTGATTAAGGATAATCAATCACTGTCCAATAAACTATCAAATTATAAACTATCTGAAAAGGAATTTAGTACCATTGCTGTTAATGGCAATGATCTGAATATGTGGATGATAAAACCTGCTGATTTTGATTCATCAAAACAGTATCCGTTGTTTATGACTCAATATTCAGGCCCTGGTTCGCAATATGTTTCCAATAGTTGGAATGGTACAAATGATTATTGGTATCAGTTTTTAGCAGCTAGAGGCTATATTGTTATTTGTGTTGATGGCCGCGGAACGGGTTTTAAAGGTGCTGATTTTAAAAAAGTTACACAAAAAGAATTGGGTAAGTATGAAGTTGAAGACCAAATAGAAGCAGCAAAACAAATAGGTAATTTGCCTTATATTGATGCTGGAAGAATAGGTATTTGGGGGTGGAGTTATGGTGGTTTTATGAGTAGTAATTGTTTGTTTAAGGGTAATGACGTGTTTTCAATGGCCATAGCTGTGGCACCCGTAACAAGTTGGCGTTTTTACGATACAATTTATACGGAACGTTATATGACAACACCACAAGAAAATGCAAATGGTTATGACTATAATTCTCCAATAAATCATGTTGATAAATTAAAAGGTGATTTTCTTTTGCTGCATGGTTCTGCAGATGATAATGTGCATGTACAAAACACCATGCGATTGGTTGAGGCTTTAATTCAAGCCGATAAGCAATTCGATTGGGCCATTTATCCTGACAAAAACCATGGTATTTACGGAGGTAACACTAGATTACATCTATATAAAAAAATGACTGAATTTATAATAAATAACCTATAA